GAGCAACTCCGGCGAGGACCCGAAATCGTGGCTGATGTACGGCGGCAACTACGAACAGCACCGAGCCACGACCGCCGACGTCATCACGCCCGACACCGTCTCCGACCTCGAGCTCGAATACGAGCTGTCGGTCGGCACCGGCTCGAGCATGGAGGGGACACCGATCGTGGTACCGGGCGACCCGCCGGTCATGTACCAGACCAACGGGCCGAACCACATGAAGGCGATCGACCCCCGCGAGGGGGAGGTCCTCTGGAGCTACACCTACGCACCGCCGATCGGCATCGAGCTCTGCTGTGACGACAACAACCGCGGCGCCGCCGTCTGGGGCGACAAGGTGTACATGACGACGCTCGACTCGGGCGTACAGGCGCTCGACCGCTACACGGGCGAGGAGGTCTGGCACACGAGTACGGCCAACCACGAAGTCGGCTACTCCGCGACGTGGGCGCCGGTGATCCGCGACGGAACGATCTACACCGGCAGCGCCGGCGGCGAGTACGGCGTCCTCGGGTTCGTCGCTGCGCTCGATGCCGAGAGCGGCGAGATGCTCTGGAAGACCGATACGCTACTGGAGGACGAGTGGGTCGGCCAGAGCCGCGAACACGGCTGCGGGACCAGCTGGATGACTCCGACGATCGACGAGGAGCGCGAGGTCCTCTACACGGCGGTCGCGAACCCCGGCCCGGACTTCGACGGGACGGTGCGACCGGGGCCGAACTTCCCCACCTGCGGCACGGTCTCGCTGGACTTAGAGAGCGGCGAGTTCCAGTGGGGCTTCCAGAGCAGTCCCCACGACGTCTGGGACTACGACGCTGTGGCGCCGCGCGTGTTGCTGCGCGACGTGGACGTCGACGACGGACCGTCGGAGATGGTCGTCGGCTCCGATAAGACCGGCTGGGTGTACATGATGGACGCCGAGTCGGGGCAGCTTCACGAGCGCAGCCAGGAGATCTGCCAGCACATCAATATGTGGGAGATGATCCCCCACATCAGCGAGGACGAGCGGGTCCCGTTCGTCCCCGGCGCGCCGGGGGGCAACGACTGGCAGCCACCGTCGTACAACCCCGACACCGGGTACGTCTACGTGGTGCACCAGAACTTCCCGCAGGACCTCTACTGGCGCTACGAGGAGTACAGCGAGGGCAACCCCTACTGGGGCGGCGGGCTGGACGACCCGGCCTCCGAGATGCCCGACGAGTGGAACGAGTCGATCACGGCCTTCGCCGCGGTCGATCCCGCGACGGGCGAGCGCGTCTGGCGCGACTGGATCGAGAGCGAGGACGAGTTCTACATGTGGGGCGGCTCGATGTCGACGGCGACGGGACTGGTCTTCAACGGGACCCAGAACGGGAACCTCGTCGCGTACGACGGAGAGAGCGGCGACCGCCTCTGGGAGCACGAGTTCGACGTCCCGATCAGCGCCTCGCCGATGAGCTGGTACGACCCCGGCGAGGAGAAGCAGTACGTCGCGGTCCAGGTCGGCGGCAGCGGCTGGCTCCGTCAGGGAACCCGCGGCGACACGCTCGCCGTGTTCTCGATGGCAGCCTGAATCGCACTGACAACTGAAATCATTCACACGATACACAATGACGAACGAACAACCCTCACGCGAGGACGTGTCCCGTCGCGGCGTGCTGAAGGGGACCGCTGCGCTCGCGAGTACGGCCGCACTCACCGGCGAGGCGGGCGCCTATCGCGACGCGTTCGATTTCCCCCTTCCGGTCGCGCAGAACGACGGGATGGCCCGGACGCTCACGCTGGTCGGCATCGTCGGCGGCTGGCTCGGCGTCGCACCGCACTCGATCGACGGCAAGTCCAACCCGCCGCTGCGGCTGGTCGAAGGAGAAGAACACGAGGTCGTCTGGATCAACGGCGACGGATCGACCCACAACTTCAACATCGCCGCCGGGAGCGCCCTCGGCGACGACGTCGAGGTGCTCGAGGTCACGGATACGGTGTCCGAACAGGGCGAGTTCACCACCCTCCAGTTCACCGCCACCGAGGAGATGGAGGAGTACTTCTGTCAGCCACACCCGGCCCAGATGCGCGGTCCGGTCGAACTGATCGACCCTGGCGACGTCAGCGAACTCGTGGTACACGTCGAAGACGAGAACGGCGAACCCCTCGGTGCCGAGGTTTTCGTCGACGACATGCATTCGTACTCGGACCTCGCCGCCCGGCCGGACCCGTTCGCGGAGGAGGGACAGAGTCAAGAGTCGGAATCGCGGGAGCCGGGTAACGCCAGCGACGGCAACGTCAGCGACGGTAACGCCAGCAATGGTAACGTCAGCGACGGCAACGCCAGCGACGGTAACGTCAGTGACGGTAACGCCAGCGACGGTAGCGGCGACGTCCAAGGCCAACAGACGCAGCCGCCCGCGGTCGCCCGCTTCGACCTCCTCGAGGACGGCGAGTACGACCTCGAGGTCTGGACGTACGGCCACGAGCGGGTCACCGATACGGTCCAGATCGACGGCGAGGATCAGCAGATCACCGTCACGTTGCCGGAGGTCGACCCCGGCGAGCCGACCGAAAC
Above is a genomic segment from Haloterrigena salifodinae containing:
- a CDS encoding pyrroloquinoline quinone-dependent dehydrogenase; the protein is MALRNDKAVQAARDIELKEIEDGYTLVGGPEESITQQHDTDRIPEGDVDQEMLSNSGEDPKSWLMYGGNYEQHRATTADVITPDTVSDLELEYELSVGTGSSMEGTPIVVPGDPPVMYQTNGPNHMKAIDPREGEVLWSYTYAPPIGIELCCDDNNRGAAVWGDKVYMTTLDSGVQALDRYTGEEVWHTSTANHEVGYSATWAPVIRDGTIYTGSAGGEYGVLGFVAALDAESGEMLWKTDTLLEDEWVGQSREHGCGTSWMTPTIDEEREVLYTAVANPGPDFDGTVRPGPNFPTCGTVSLDLESGEFQWGFQSSPHDVWDYDAVAPRVLLRDVDVDDGPSEMVVGSDKTGWVYMMDAESGQLHERSQEICQHINMWEMIPHISEDERVPFVPGAPGGNDWQPPSYNPDTGYVYVVHQNFPQDLYWRYEEYSEGNPYWGGGLDDPASEMPDEWNESITAFAAVDPATGERVWRDWIESEDEFYMWGGSMSTATGLVFNGTQNGNLVAYDGESGDRLWEHEFDVPISASPMSWYDPGEEKQYVAVQVGGSGWLRQGTRGDTLAVFSMAA
- a CDS encoding cupredoxin domain-containing protein, which translates into the protein MTNEQPSREDVSRRGVLKGTAALASTAALTGEAGAYRDAFDFPLPVAQNDGMARTLTLVGIVGGWLGVAPHSIDGKSNPPLRLVEGEEHEVVWINGDGSTHNFNIAAGSALGDDVEVLEVTDTVSEQGEFTTLQFTATEEMEEYFCQPHPAQMRGPVELIDPGDVSELVVHVEDENGEPLGAEVFVDDMHSYSDLAARPDPFAEEGQSQESESREPGNASDGNVSDGNASNGNVSDGNASDGNVSDGNASDGSGDVQGQQTQPPAVARFDLLEDGEYDLEVWTYGHERVTDTVQIDGEDQQITVTLPEVDPGEPTETYSMTLEDGQWVGNEPEAIADQENPTLELQAGDTYAIEWENAIGRGQPDGENMTFEPLPGHNLAIASDGETNQWNTYVRSDFTAEEGATQTVEFVATEEMGVYLDQSQLDAVGEITIDGATGTGDGAAAGNETTGNETMMDDGMMGNETMSNETMDGGMMENETEGNETTDNESDAS